In one Trichlorobacter lovleyi SZ genomic region, the following are encoded:
- the cysS gene encoding cysteine--tRNA ligase, which produces MALRLYNTLSGEKEPFVPRVAGKVGMYVCGVTVYDFCHIGHARAGIVFDMIYRYLRFSGYDVTYIRNYTDIDDKIINRANQEGTDYRTIADRYIATFDEDMDRLGMLRPTIEPKATDHIEDIISIIQRLIDNGHAYAVDGDVYFAVETFPAYLKLSGRNLDDMLAGARVDVDERKRNPMDFALWKGSKPGEPWWESPWGKGRPGWHIECSAMSMRFLGPSFDIHGGGKDLVFPHHENEIAQSEGANGCQFVKYWLHNGFVNINSEKMSKSLGNFFTIREVLELFDPETLRFFILQAHYRSPLDYSDQNLREAQAGLSRIYEALAALDQALEKPATAIHLPASAAEFAEKVAGLLPRFREAMDDDFNTAQALGTLFDSIRTLNRLLAEGGGSSSASRADLEQLRAAVTEIGAVLGLFRIKPSDWLAAREAEKARHLEISPEEIEGLIVERAAARKNKDFKRSDEIRDYLLSRDIQLVDTPQGTAWKVK; this is translated from the coding sequence ATGGCGTTACGTCTCTATAACACCCTCAGTGGCGAGAAAGAACCGTTTGTCCCCCGTGTTGCAGGCAAGGTCGGCATGTACGTCTGCGGTGTCACCGTCTATGATTTCTGTCATATCGGGCATGCCCGGGCCGGTATCGTATTTGACATGATCTACCGCTACCTGCGTTTCAGCGGGTATGACGTCACCTATATCCGCAACTATACCGATATTGACGACAAGATCATCAACCGGGCCAATCAGGAAGGGACCGATTACCGCACCATCGCCGACCGCTATATCGCCACCTTTGATGAAGATATGGATCGTCTGGGGATGCTGCGTCCCACCATTGAACCCAAGGCAACGGACCACATTGAAGACATTATCAGCATTATTCAGCGTCTGATCGACAATGGCCACGCCTATGCCGTTGACGGTGATGTCTATTTTGCCGTAGAGACCTTTCCCGCCTACCTGAAGCTTTCCGGTCGCAACCTCGATGACATGCTGGCAGGGGCCAGGGTCGATGTTGATGAGCGCAAGCGCAACCCGATGGATTTCGCGCTCTGGAAGGGGTCCAAACCGGGTGAGCCCTGGTGGGAATCTCCCTGGGGCAAGGGACGGCCCGGCTGGCATATTGAGTGTTCCGCCATGAGTATGCGTTTTCTTGGCCCCTCCTTTGACATTCACGGTGGCGGCAAGGACCTGGTCTTCCCTCACCATGAAAACGAGATCGCCCAGTCCGAAGGGGCCAATGGCTGCCAGTTTGTCAAATACTGGTTGCACAACGGCTTCGTCAATATCAACAGCGAGAAGATGAGCAAATCACTGGGGAACTTCTTTACCATCCGTGAGGTGCTGGAGCTGTTTGATCCCGAGACACTGCGTTTCTTTATCCTGCAGGCCCACTACCGTTCTCCGCTGGATTACTCTGACCAGAACCTGCGGGAGGCTCAGGCCGGCCTTTCCCGGATCTATGAGGCCCTGGCCGCATTGGACCAGGCACTGGAAAAACCTGCAACCGCAATCCATCTGCCTGCTTCGGCAGCAGAGTTTGCTGAAAAGGTTGCCGGTCTGTTGCCCCGCTTTAGAGAGGCGATGGATGACGACTTCAACACTGCCCAGGCCCTGGGAACTCTTTTTGATAGTATCCGTACCTTAAACCGCCTGTTGGCGGAAGGCGGCGGCAGCAGCAGCGCTTCCCGCGCCGACCTTGAACAACTACGGGCAGCTGTAACGGAGATCGGTGCGGTGCTGGGCCTGTTCCGGATCAAACCGTCTGACTGGCTGGCGGCCCGTGAGGCCGAGAAGGCCCGGCATCTGGAGATCAGCCCTGAAGAGATTGAAGGCCTGATCGTGGAACGGGCTGCTGCCCGGAAGAACAAGGATTTTAAACGCAGTGACGAGATCAGGGACTATCTGCTGTCGCGGGATATCCAACTGGTTGATACACCACAGGGGACGGCCTGGAAGGTGAAGTAG
- a CDS encoding sensor histidine kinase, translating to MPDTTIEKSSASATEALQAQRDLQLFYLFSTTLLSTMQLNKLLHLILSALVCEDNGLFCRAMLFLYNQKTDMLQGMLGICRSNTDGFRVVFSDPDNPLSGYWDLDADAIARQMQSDLCLKVRETRIDLSEGCRIVSHVVENKRLYRINDVECLNCRDCDFISRFGISSFVAVPLVTRNNLIGVIIVDNPVKHQPITDQQLKVLQLFANQAGMAIENTRLYRNLEETHNELQDTRQRLVHGAHLAAIGEMAASISHELKTPLITIGGFAARLGRMLPENTPQRHYLDTIISESHRLERLLGDILAFSRKPTICFQECNLRGVVKECLDDYVVLLGERKITLETSVPSGSWTVLGDSNQLKQVCINLLVNAQEAMPQGGRLQVGLRAGGDGGRPCAVVSITDSGGGIPEELQSKIFTPFFTTKRHGTGLGLAIVNRIVQNHGGSLKVFNTDDGAEFQVILPLAPFDDPQTA from the coding sequence ATGCCTGACACCACCATCGAGAAATCCTCTGCATCAGCAACAGAGGCCCTGCAGGCACAGAGGGACCTCCAGCTTTTCTATCTGTTCAGCACGACCCTGCTTTCCACCATGCAGCTTAACAAGCTGCTGCATCTGATCCTCTCCGCCCTGGTCTGCGAAGACAACGGTCTGTTTTGCCGGGCCATGCTTTTTCTCTACAATCAGAAGACAGACATGCTGCAGGGGATGCTGGGTATCTGCCGCTCGAACACGGATGGTTTTCGGGTAGTCTTCTCTGACCCGGACAACCCTTTGTCAGGGTATTGGGATCTTGATGCAGATGCCATTGCACGGCAGATGCAGTCCGATTTATGCCTGAAGGTGCGCGAAACAAGGATCGATCTGTCGGAAGGCTGCCGGATCGTATCGCATGTCGTTGAAAACAAGAGGCTTTATCGCATTAATGATGTGGAGTGCCTCAACTGCCGGGACTGCGATTTTATCAGCCGCTTCGGGATCAGCTCCTTTGTTGCAGTGCCGTTGGTCACCCGTAATAATCTGATTGGCGTGATCATTGTGGATAATCCGGTCAAACATCAGCCGATCACCGACCAACAGCTCAAGGTGTTGCAGCTGTTTGCCAATCAGGCCGGCATGGCAATCGAAAACACCCGCCTGTACCGTAATCTTGAAGAAACCCATAACGAGCTGCAGGATACCCGGCAACGTCTGGTGCATGGTGCCCATCTGGCAGCAATCGGCGAAATGGCCGCTTCGATCTCCCACGAACTGAAGACTCCTCTGATCACCATTGGCGGCTTCGCAGCCCGTCTGGGACGCATGCTGCCGGAAAATACACCGCAACGTCATTATCTGGATACCATTATCAGCGAATCTCACCGGCTTGAACGGTTGCTGGGCGATATCCTCGCCTTTTCACGCAAGCCGACCATCTGCTTTCAGGAGTGTAATCTGCGGGGGGTTGTCAAGGAGTGTCTGGACGACTATGTGGTGTTGCTGGGAGAACGGAAGATTACCCTTGAGACATCTGTCCCGTCCGGCAGCTGGACCGTGCTTGGCGACAGCAACCAGTTGAAGCAGGTCTGTATCAATCTCCTGGTAAATGCCCAGGAGGCCATGCCGCAGGGTGGCAGGTTGCAGGTCGGCCTCAGGGCCGGCGGAGATGGTGGCAGGCCCTGTGCCGTTGTCTCAATTACCGACAGTGGCGGCGGCATTCCCGAGGAACTGCAGAGTAAGATCTTTACCCCGTTTTTTACCACCAAGCGTCATGGTACCGGGCTGGGGCTGGCCATTGTCAACCGGATCGTCCAGAATCACGGCGGCAGCCTGAAGGTTTTCAACACTGATGACGGGGCGGAGTTTCAGGTCATTCTGCCCCTGGCGCCCTTTGACGACCCGCAGACTGCCTGA
- a CDS encoding UbiX family flavin prenyltransferase: MKILLAITGASGSIYGLRLLEELLRAGHQVTLVASQSGQEVCRYETGVDLGDSEALKLLWNLPDAPVTIRNVTDLWAPEASGSAAPDAMVIAPCSMGTLGRISNGISGNLIERAADVMLKEHRPLLLLPRETPFSTIHLENLLKLSQCGARIIPAMPAFYQKPESLDDLVNFVVGKLLDQLGIEHSLFQKWGV; the protein is encoded by the coding sequence ATGAAGATCCTGCTAGCCATAACCGGTGCATCAGGCAGCATCTACGGCCTGCGGCTGCTGGAAGAGCTGTTGCGGGCTGGTCATCAGGTCACCTTGGTGGCCAGTCAGAGCGGTCAGGAGGTTTGCCGTTATGAAACCGGGGTTGATCTGGGTGATAGTGAAGCACTGAAGCTGCTGTGGAATCTGCCGGATGCTCCTGTAACTATCCGCAATGTAACTGACCTCTGGGCGCCGGAGGCCAGCGGTTCAGCTGCGCCGGATGCCATGGTGATCGCCCCCTGCAGCATGGGCACGCTGGGGCGGATTAGCAATGGTATTTCAGGCAATCTGATTGAACGGGCAGCGGATGTGATGCTGAAGGAACATCGTCCGTTGTTGCTGCTGCCGCGGGAGACGCCGTTTTCAACTATCCACTTGGAGAACCTGCTGAAGCTGTCGCAGTGTGGAGCACGGATCATTCCTGCCATGCCTGCTTTTTACCAGAAGCCGGAATCTTTAGACGATTTGGTCAACTTTGTGGTGGGTAAACTGCTGGATCAGCTTGGAATCGAACATAGCCTGTTTCAGAAGTGGGGGGTATAA
- a CDS encoding PilZ domain-containing protein encodes MENMQYEEQLRLLDRGEPGEILELLLRISQQASHDLQFFNHYKEVPISSAAEVLYLFGNTLVCRSNPTQTRALKASRHTIIRSSRLGHDVYASAEYDAETDEITLSEFSYVEVLPDRRNTLRVKIGGLFQVPMEAGTTTFTAKLKDLSLGGCALEVPDKSLLGNFTYFYLNLSFDLKNQPEAQKIRVMARLLRFESTEKPCRCILLFEHDRRSEDLIGRYIAQRQTEIIRELKD; translated from the coding sequence ATGGAGAACATGCAGTATGAAGAGCAGTTGCGGCTGCTGGACCGCGGGGAGCCCGGGGAGATTCTTGAGCTCCTGCTGCGCATTTCCCAGCAAGCAAGCCATGATCTTCAGTTTTTCAATCATTACAAGGAAGTACCGATCTCATCAGCGGCCGAAGTGCTCTATCTCTTCGGCAATACTCTGGTCTGCCGCTCCAACCCGACCCAGACCCGCGCCTTAAAAGCCAGCCGTCATACCATTATCCGTTCCTCACGGCTTGGCCATGATGTCTACGCCTCGGCAGAGTACGATGCAGAAACCGACGAGATAACCCTGTCTGAGTTTTCCTATGTAGAGGTGTTGCCGGACCGCCGCAACACCCTGCGGGTCAAAATCGGCGGCCTCTTCCAGGTGCCGATGGAGGCCGGTACCACCACCTTTACTGCCAAGCTGAAAGACCTTTCCCTGGGTGGCTGTGCCCTGGAGGTACCAGACAAAAGCCTGCTGGGAAACTTCACCTACTTCTACCTCAATCTGTCCTTTGACCTGAAAAACCAGCCGGAGGCCCAAAAAATACGGGTAATGGCCCGTCTGCTCCGCTTTGAAAGCACTGAAAAACCCTGCCGTTGTATCCTGCTGTTTGAGCACGACCGCCGCAGTGAAGACCTGATCGGCAGATATATTGCCCAGCGTCAGACCGAGATCATACGCGAGTTGAAGGATTAA
- a CDS encoding FprA family A-type flavoprotein, protein MIGTIEIKTGIHWLGAQHPELRVFDDLFPTEHGTTYNSYLVQGSEKIAIIDTVKIKFVDQFMDKLKSLVDPAKIDYIIVNHAEPDHSGSLSFLLEHCPNAVVVSTQAAKNFVGNMIHKPFQSKTVKDGETIDLGGRTLRFIMAPFLHWPDTMFTRLEEENVLFTCDAFGAHYCNTRSIFNDEIEDFTSAREFYFDCLMRPFKDKVLAAVEKIRHDVIDMICPSHGPIVRKDPWRVIEQYENWSKPKSFGKKVLVFYISPHGSTEKMAQALVAGAARDEIEVASHHIVGLSDNELRDLMEEADALVFGVPTINRDVPKPMWDVLAYLSTIKLKTNLAAVFGSYGWSGEACKMVEERLKGMGFKLVADPLRAVFTPTADLLEQCKALGAAVSEEVSKK, encoded by the coding sequence ATGATCGGCACTATTGAAATAAAAACCGGTATTCACTGGCTGGGAGCACAACACCCCGAGCTGCGCGTTTTTGACGACCTCTTCCCCACTGAACATGGCACCACCTACAACAGCTATCTTGTGCAGGGTAGTGAAAAAATCGCCATCATTGATACGGTCAAGATCAAGTTTGTTGACCAGTTCATGGACAAACTCAAATCGCTGGTTGACCCTGCCAAGATTGATTACATCATCGTCAACCATGCCGAACCGGACCACTCCGGCTCCCTCTCGTTTCTGTTGGAACACTGCCCCAATGCCGTGGTGGTCTCCACCCAGGCAGCCAAAAACTTTGTGGGCAACATGATCCACAAGCCGTTCCAGTCAAAGACCGTCAAGGATGGCGAGACCATTGACCTGGGGGGCCGCACCCTGCGTTTTATCATGGCTCCCTTCCTGCATTGGCCGGACACCATGTTCACCCGACTTGAGGAAGAGAACGTACTCTTCACCTGTGACGCCTTTGGCGCCCATTACTGCAATACCCGCAGCATCTTCAACGATGAGATCGAGGACTTCACCTCGGCCCGGGAGTTCTATTTTGACTGCCTGATGCGCCCCTTCAAGGACAAGGTGCTGGCTGCAGTTGAGAAGATCCGTCATGATGTGATCGACATGATCTGCCCCAGCCACGGCCCGATTGTACGCAAAGATCCCTGGCGGGTGATTGAACAGTATGAAAACTGGAGCAAGCCCAAGTCCTTTGGGAAAAAGGTGCTGGTGTTCTACATCTCTCCCCACGGCAGCACTGAAAAGATGGCCCAGGCCCTGGTTGCAGGGGCTGCGCGGGATGAGATTGAAGTGGCCAGCCACCATATTGTGGGCTTAAGCGACAACGAACTGCGTGACCTGATGGAAGAGGCGGATGCCCTGGTCTTTGGTGTACCCACCATCAACCGGGATGTGCCCAAGCCGATGTGGGATGTACTTGCCTATTTAAGCACGATCAAACTCAAGACCAATCTGGCAGCGGTCTTCGGCAGCTATGGCTGGAGCGGTGAGGCCTGCAAGATGGTAGAAGAGCGGCTGAAGGGGATGGGCTTTAAACTGGTGGCTGACCCGCTGCGGGCCGTCTTTACGCCAACGGCTGATCTGCTTGAGCAATGCAAGGCATTAGGTGCCGCTGTATCTGAAGAGGTGTCAAAAAAGTAA
- the dksA gene encoding RNA polymerase-binding protein DksA has protein sequence MDAEKLEQFRQLLQEEMKALLSEADKTVQEMGDDASHFPDPTDRATQESDRTFELRIRDRERKLANKVREALERIDDGSYGICEDCGGEISEARLKARPVTTQCIDCKIEAEEKEKRL, from the coding sequence ATGGACGCCGAGAAACTTGAACAATTTCGTCAGCTGCTCCAGGAAGAGATGAAGGCGCTGCTGTCAGAAGCGGATAAAACCGTGCAGGAGATGGGGGACGATGCCTCTCATTTTCCCGATCCGACTGATCGGGCTACGCAAGAGTCTGATCGTACCTTTGAGCTGCGGATTCGTGACCGTGAGCGCAAGCTGGCCAATAAGGTCCGGGAGGCGCTGGAACGGATTGATGATGGCAGCTACGGTATCTGCGAGGATTGCGGTGGCGAGATTAGTGAGGCACGCCTGAAGGCGCGTCCGGTAACCACGCAATGCATTGATTGCAAGATTGAGGCAGAAGAAAAGGAAAAACGGCTCTGA
- the radA gene encoding DNA repair protein RadA produces the protein MRQKTVFSCSQCGSQSPKWLGKCPDCGAWNSMVEEQQPSAAAARSGRPLSSKSVALPIGEVPPQAEVRLGCGIGELDRVLGGGLVPGSLVLIGGDPGIGKSTLLLQAMHHLAADGPVLYVSGEESAAQTRLRGERLGVSGRQLLVLAENGLEEIVAQVEKLKPRAVVVDSIQTVWTQALESAPGSVSQVRESAGRLMLLAKGSGIPIFIVGHVTKDGAIAGPRVLEHMVDTVLYFEGDRGHPYRILRAVKNRFGSTNEIGVFEMKSGGLAEVANPSELFLSERPLDAPGSVVTASLEGSRTLLVEIQALVTPSAYGTPRRTTIGVDSNRLALLVAVLEKKAGLHLGGQDIFLNVAGGARLNEPAADLAMLLAVASSHLDRPVAAGAVVFGEVGLAGEVRAVNQPEPRLGEATKLGFKQCILPAGNLRRLSDASLELHGVATVQEVLQFLL, from the coding sequence GTGCGTCAAAAAACCGTTTTCAGTTGCAGCCAGTGTGGCAGCCAGTCTCCCAAGTGGTTGGGTAAATGTCCCGACTGCGGGGCCTGGAACAGCATGGTGGAGGAACAGCAGCCATCAGCGGCTGCTGCCCGCAGCGGACGTCCTTTGTCGAGCAAAAGTGTTGCCCTGCCGATTGGCGAGGTGCCGCCTCAGGCCGAGGTGCGGCTTGGTTGCGGTATTGGTGAGCTGGATCGTGTGCTGGGTGGCGGTCTGGTGCCTGGTTCACTGGTGTTGATCGGCGGCGATCCCGGCATCGGTAAATCAACCCTGCTGCTGCAGGCGATGCATCATTTGGCTGCTGATGGACCGGTACTGTATGTGTCCGGTGAGGAGTCTGCTGCTCAGACCCGGTTGCGGGGCGAGCGGCTGGGGGTAAGTGGCCGCCAACTACTGGTGCTGGCGGAAAACGGGCTGGAAGAGATCGTGGCCCAGGTGGAGAAACTCAAGCCGCGGGCCGTGGTGGTGGACTCGATCCAGACCGTCTGGACCCAGGCCCTGGAATCTGCCCCCGGTTCGGTCAGTCAGGTGCGGGAGTCGGCCGGCCGGTTGATGCTGTTGGCCAAAGGCAGCGGTATCCCGATCTTCATTGTGGGCCATGTTACCAAGGACGGTGCCATTGCCGGCCCCAGGGTGCTGGAACATATGGTGGATACGGTGCTGTATTTTGAGGGGGATCGCGGTCACCCCTACCGGATTCTGCGGGCGGTCAAAAACCGCTTTGGCTCCACCAACGAGATCGGCGTCTTTGAGATGAAGTCCGGCGGCCTGGCCGAGGTGGCCAATCCCTCTGAGCTGTTCCTGTCCGAGCGGCCCCTGGATGCACCCGGTTCGGTGGTAACCGCCTCGCTGGAGGGAAGCCGCACGTTGTTGGTGGAGATCCAGGCTCTGGTGACCCCCAGCGCCTATGGTACCCCCCGCCGGACCACCATCGGGGTGGACAGCAACCGTCTGGCACTACTGGTGGCGGTGTTGGAGAAAAAGGCAGGGCTGCATCTGGGGGGGCAGGATATCTTTCTGAACGTGGCCGGTGGTGCCCGCCTGAATGAACCGGCAGCTGATCTGGCCATGCTGCTGGCAGTGGCCTCAAGTCATCTGGATCGCCCGGTAGCAGCCGGTGCCGTGGTGTTTGGTGAGGTAGGTCTGGCCGGTGAGGTGCGGGCGGTTAATCAACCGGAACCAAGGCTGGGTGAGGCAACGAAACTCGGTTTCAAGCAGTGTATCCTGCCGGCCGGGAACCTCCGGCGGCTTTCTGACGCGAGCCTGGAGCTGCACGGTGTTGCAACGGTGCAGGAGGTACTGCAGTTCCTGCTGTAA
- a CDS encoding sensor histidine kinase, translated as MEITAITEWECCWDRDSIVMGDCPNIGEGDEDLLSSRSRRILEKCCECEKFRRDLARFRDSGHPLAPIFSILHADYRRQKNQIQSLANFLDTKTLEVRFLHELGSVLQSSVDLDEVLSVALTAITAGKGFGMNRAFLLLADKERHILKGHLAIGPRSAEEAGQTWHEIESGDQDLQGLSQEFRKHKLTAERYKFHDILERLIIPLDDEQHIIVRALEERKPLMVSDAFHNPDVDSEFARVLGVDTFLVLPLIARNRRVGAIIADNFITHRTISEQDMRSIETFTFPVAFAIERASLYERVQEEVDKLRQANSRLQEQQEQLVRMEKMALVGRITSSIAHSIRNPLMVIGGFARSILKNTPGNDPKRTFIESIVTEARQLEEVLGEILTYSDALFPSCDFWDPNQLVESALRDVQERIVTQDYSCRFHAGELLPPVYIDYKQTTYCIRNILLSTIDGLQNGFIDISTRVEGEHVDVRIVDHNRTLSEDELEALLTPFTETCEMGSGLNMALSRSMLDKQNIPLIVVAPPEGGVTYTIKLPIHKEEKNHEQIAGS; from the coding sequence ATGGAGATTACCGCGATAACAGAATGGGAATGCTGCTGGGATCGGGACAGCATTGTCATGGGCGACTGTCCCAATATTGGCGAAGGAGATGAAGACCTCCTCTCGTCACGCAGTCGCCGTATCCTTGAGAAATGCTGCGAATGTGAGAAGTTTAGACGTGATCTGGCCCGCTTCCGCGACAGCGGCCACCCGCTGGCCCCGATTTTTTCCATCCTGCATGCAGACTACCGCCGCCAGAAAAACCAGATCCAGTCTCTGGCCAACTTCCTTGATACCAAAACCCTTGAAGTCCGCTTCCTGCATGAACTGGGGTCGGTACTGCAAAGTTCGGTTGATCTGGATGAGGTTCTGTCTGTGGCCCTGACCGCCATCACGGCCGGTAAAGGTTTTGGTATGAACCGGGCCTTTCTGCTGCTGGCTGACAAGGAACGCCATATCCTGAAGGGGCACCTTGCCATTGGTCCCCGCTCGGCAGAAGAGGCCGGTCAGACCTGGCATGAGATTGAGTCAGGCGATCAGGACCTGCAAGGGCTTTCCCAAGAGTTCCGGAAGCATAAGCTGACCGCGGAACGGTACAAGTTTCATGATATCCTTGAGCGTCTAATTATCCCGCTTGATGATGAACAGCATATTATCGTACGTGCGCTGGAGGAGCGGAAACCGCTCATGGTCAGCGACGCCTTCCACAACCCCGATGTGGACAGCGAGTTCGCCCGCGTCCTGGGCGTGGACACCTTCCTGGTTCTGCCGCTGATCGCTCGTAACCGTCGTGTCGGGGCGATCATTGCTGATAACTTCATCACCCACCGGACCATTTCAGAGCAGGATATGCGTTCAATCGAGACCTTCACCTTTCCGGTGGCCTTTGCCATTGAACGTGCCTCGCTGTATGAGCGGGTTCAGGAAGAGGTGGACAAGCTGCGTCAGGCCAACTCCCGTCTGCAGGAACAGCAGGAACAGCTGGTCAGGATGGAAAAAATGGCGCTGGTGGGGCGGATCACCTCCAGCATTGCCCATTCCATTCGCAACCCCCTGATGGTGATCGGCGGTTTTGCTCGCAGTATTCTCAAAAATACCCCTGGCAATGATCCCAAACGTACCTTTATCGAGTCGATAGTCACCGAGGCCCGCCAACTGGAGGAGGTGCTGGGGGAGATTCTGACCTATTCCGATGCGCTGTTCCCCTCCTGCGACTTCTGGGACCCCAACCAGTTGGTGGAATCAGCTCTGCGGGACGTGCAGGAGCGGATTGTGACCCAGGACTATTCCTGCCGTTTTCACGCCGGAGAGCTGCTGCCACCGGTCTATATCGACTACAAGCAGACCACCTACTGCATCCGCAACATCCTGCTCAGCACCATTGACGGCCTGCAGAACGGGTTCATCGATATCAGCACCAGGGTAGAGGGGGAGCATGTGGATGTGCGGATCGTGGACCATAACCGGACCTTGTCGGAAGATGAGCTTGAGGCGCTCTTGACCCCTTTTACCGAAA